A region of Thermococcus argininiproducens DNA encodes the following proteins:
- a CDS encoding MBL fold metallo-hydrolase, whose translation MRIILLGSGSYSGTPKLFCSCENCTRARKFPEYKRTRFSMYIPKINALIDPSPDLHYHLEHLNEKIERVLITHPHFDHIAGLPELQILRRVSFYSHEKTLKMAKLLQETFLGNREWSYVPLEFNRWYNFGKFRIKHFPTTHQPGDVSGGFIIEIREKRIVVTGDTGPEILKDKELLNELHRVDLLVSEMTHKHSIPKTHLGVEDAIKLAQKIDAKKTIFAHISHSNYTHEELEEKVGDIGIVGRDFMILQI comes from the coding sequence ATGAGAATCATTCTACTCGGATCTGGTTCTTATAGTGGCACCCCCAAACTTTTTTGCAGTTGTGAAAACTGCACTAGGGCAAGGAAATTTCCCGAGTATAAACGAACAAGATTTTCTATGTATATTCCTAAAATAAATGCTCTTATAGACCCCTCTCCAGATCTGCACTACCACCTCGAACATTTGAATGAAAAAATCGAGAGGGTCCTCATAACCCACCCACATTTTGATCACATAGCAGGTCTCCCAGAACTGCAGATTCTTAGGAGAGTGAGCTTTTATTCCCATGAAAAAACTCTTAAAATGGCAAAACTTTTGCAAGAGACATTTTTAGGTAACAGAGAATGGAGTTATGTCCCCCTTGAATTTAATAGGTGGTACAACTTTGGAAAGTTTAGAATAAAGCACTTTCCTACAACACATCAACCGGGGGATGTGTCCGGTGGATTCATCATTGAAATAAGAGAAAAAAGAATTGTAGTAACTGGCGATACCGGTCCAGAGATTTTAAAGGATAAGGAGCTATTAAACGAGCTCCATAGGGTCGATCTACTTGTCTCTGAGATGACACATAAACACTCAATACCAAAAACCCATTTAGGAGTTGAAGACGCCATTAAACTGGCTCAAAAAATAGATGCGAAAAAGACAATATTTGCCCACATAAGTCACTCAAACTACACTCATGAGGAGCTTGAAGAAAAAGTAGGAGATATCGGGATTGTAGGAAGAGATTTCATGATTCTACAGATTTAA
- a CDS encoding M48 family metallopeptidase, with amino-acid sequence MPKINLNGKQVQYEVSVRRVRYVRIYMTPEGKLWIVSPTKKVEQFLKEKEDWILSKLQKIEKAKQLSGFPYLGKFYSVKNGKKFEISGEGITLPSEEKLEKTLRKELKILITPIVHDKSEYLGVKPKKIFIRKQKTRWGSCSPRGNLNFNLAMLALPLELIDYLVTHETAHLIEMNHSKRFWKLVSHFHPDWRRKRRELKEWWIIIHNNSIWKQILEGER; translated from the coding sequence ATGCCAAAGATAAATCTTAATGGAAAGCAAGTACAATATGAGGTTAGCGTAAGAAGGGTAAGGTATGTGAGAATTTACATGACCCCAGAAGGAAAACTTTGGATAGTCTCTCCAACAAAAAAAGTTGAGCAATTTTTAAAGGAAAAAGAAGACTGGATTCTCTCAAAACTTCAAAAAATTGAAAAAGCAAAACAACTTTCAGGTTTTCCATACCTCGGAAAATTTTATTCCGTTAAAAATGGGAAAAAATTTGAAATTTCCGGGGAGGGTATTACACTTCCTTCAGAGGAAAAACTTGAGAAAACATTGAGAAAAGAGCTTAAAATCCTAATAACCCCAATTGTCCACGATAAATCTGAATATCTTGGAGTTAAACCTAAAAAGATCTTCATTCGTAAACAAAAAACAAGATGGGGGAGCTGTTCCCCAAGAGGGAATCTGAACTTTAATTTAGCCATGCTCGCTTTACCTCTGGAGCTTATAGACTATCTTGTAACTCATGAAACTGCTCATTTGATAGAGATGAATCACTCAAAGAGGTTCTGGAAGCTCGTTAGTCACTTCCACCCCGATTGGAGAAGAAAAAGAAGGGAACTGAAGGAGTGGTGGATAATAATCCACAACAATTCAATCTGGAAACAAATTCTGGAGGGGGAAAGATGA
- a CDS encoding thiamine-phosphate synthase family protein, with protein sequence MKGVKTPCEFWAEEVMPNIRAKVAGILYSKGFTQARIAEHLGITQAMVSKYLAGKYKELGGELAKEVESISEEIAALIIYGARKEDVIRFLNRAFFKMFKSGILCKGYLEYIGSDDESLCKDIFSEEPSRTQVLEELNLALNGLLQDMKFLKLIPEIRSNFAYSVSNPKEKNDVAAIPGRITVVKDKLYALPPEFGASEHMAKVLIAISEMFPEVRAVLNIKYDEHIYDALKKAGFAIGFVEKKEREEDETIQLIAQEFKKRGKLDAVVDKGGFGIEPCVYLFGEDPIEVVEKVKRLESFL encoded by the coding sequence GTGAAAGGTGTGAAGACTCCATGTGAGTTCTGGGCCGAAGAGGTTATGCCAAATATAAGAGCCAAAGTAGCTGGCATCTTGTATTCTAAAGGATTTACTCAGGCTAGAATAGCTGAACATCTGGGTATAACCCAAGCAATGGTGAGCAAATACTTGGCTGGCAAATACAAAGAGCTTGGTGGAGAACTCGCTAAAGAAGTAGAGTCAATATCTGAAGAAATCGCTGCCCTAATCATTTATGGTGCACGAAAAGAAGACGTGATACGATTTTTAAATCGAGCTTTTTTCAAGATGTTTAAGAGTGGGATTCTCTGTAAAGGATATTTGGAGTATATTGGGAGTGATGATGAGTCTCTATGTAAGGATATATTTAGTGAAGAACCTTCTAGAACTCAAGTTTTGGAAGAGCTCAATTTGGCCCTTAATGGACTTTTACAGGATATGAAGTTTTTAAAGCTAATACCTGAAATCAGAAGCAACTTTGCTTATTCTGTCTCAAATCCAAAGGAGAAGAACGATGTTGCTGCAATTCCGGGAAGAATAACTGTTGTGAAAGATAAGCTGTATGCTCTGCCTCCTGAATTTGGGGCAAGTGAGCATATGGCGAAGGTTTTAATAGCTATTTCAGAGATGTTCCCTGAAGTGAGAGCTGTGCTTAATATAAAGTATGACGAACACATCTATGACGCTCTTAAGAAGGCAGGGTTTGCAATAGGGTTTGTGGAAAAAAAGGAGCGTGAGGAAGACGAGACTATCCAACTAATAGCTCAGGAATTTAAGAAAAGAGGCAAGTTAGATGCTGTTGTGGACAAAGGGGGCTTTGGAATAGAGCCCTGTGTTTACCTCTTTGGAGAAGATCCTATAGAGGTTGTGGAAAAGGTCAAAAGACTGGAGAGCTTTTTATGA
- a CDS encoding VanZ family protein, which yields MKQKFAYLYLLVLAYANLSPKVPSSGIMGGDKIIHFLEFFVLGILSTNKAFLVFPVIFEFLQLFVPGRSFSFLDMSANLIGFTIGYLAWRWWNESSGGGT from the coding sequence ATGAAACAAAAATTTGCTTATCTCTATCTTCTTGTTTTGGCTTATGCAAATCTTTCTCCTAAAGTGCCTTCCTCAGGAATAATGGGGGGAGACAAAATAATTCACTTTTTGGAGTTCTTCGTACTGGGTATCTTAAGTACAAACAAAGCTTTTCTTGTCTTTCCAGTAATATTTGAGTTCCTACAACTTTTTGTACCGGGAAGAAGTTTTTCCTTTCTAGATATGAGCGCAAATCTAATAGGATTTACCATCGGATATCTTGCTTGGAGGTGGTGGAATGAAAGCAGTGGTGGAGGAACTTAA
- a CDS encoding secondary thiamine-phosphate synthase enzyme YjbQ has protein sequence MKAVVEELKFSTNGEIDLIDITYAIEEIVERSGVKNGQVLVFVPGATGAIVTIEHERGLLEDFKRLLKELVPKGAGYKHDLIDNNAHSHLRASLLGPSLVLPVVEGRVIRGTWQQIFFVELDVRPRRRKVIVQVIGS, from the coding sequence ATGAAAGCAGTGGTGGAGGAACTTAAATTCTCTACTAATGGCGAAATTGATCTCATCGATATAACATATGCAATTGAGGAGATTGTTGAAAGAAGCGGGGTTAAAAACGGCCAAGTTTTAGTGTTTGTTCCAGGAGCAACTGGAGCAATTGTAACAATAGAACATGAAAGAGGACTTCTTGAAGATTTTAAGAGACTATTAAAAGAATTGGTTCCAAAAGGGGCTGGTTATAAGCATGATCTCATAGACAACAATGCCCACTCACATCTCCGAGCCAGTTTGTTGGGCCCGTCATTGGTGCTGCCTGTTGTTGAGGGCAGGGTAATTAGGGGAACATGGCAACAGATATTTTTTGTCGAACTTGATGTGAGACCAAGAAGGAGAAAAGTAATAGTACAGGTTATAGGAAGTTAA